From Drosophila suzukii chromosome 2R, CBGP_Dsuzu_IsoJpt1.0, whole genome shotgun sequence, a single genomic window includes:
- the Trpm gene encoding transient receptor potential cation channel trpm isoform X6 translates to MVVTDSPSPLAAHKYLRRISKDFSTVRRYSNTPAVVSVRASTSAFIAAESAAHLPTCRGPSPTPRTPTSTPRGIRRRQRMRKRSSVSSTLSKVLILNVRDLLKTHAGGEPLKEHQPRSWIETNFQKRECIKFIPCPKDDTKCCCGQAQITHQTIPGIESGSPGDPWLPTKHTRPQPTDAYGTIEFQGGAHPTKAQYVRLSFDTRPELLVQLFTKEWNLELPKLLITVQGGKANFDLQAKLKKEIRKGLLKAAKTTGAWIFTGGTNTGVTKQVGDALLLEGQQRTGRVVSIGIAPWGIVERNHELLGHNREVPCHSISSPRSKLAVLNNRHAYFLLVDNGTQAKYGAELILRRKLEKFISNLKLHPSKNHWLKTNVTHSSTPVVCLVIEGGTNTIRAVLEYVTDSPPVPVVVCDGSGRAADLLAFVHKYASDGEEQPVLESMRDYLIGTIQKTFEVGLDQSEKLYQELLQCTRNKNLITVFRIQEKPEGEAQELDQTILTALFKSQHLSPPEQLSLALTWNRVDIARSEIFVYGQEWPNGALDEAMMQALEHDRIDFVKLLLENGVSMKKFLTIPRLEELYNTKHGPANTLGYILRDVRPHIPKGYIYTLHDIGLVINKLMGGAYRSYYTRRKFRPIYAKVMNSYANACRKSSTYQYQRYAGANSLSLVTGLLPFTSEMALFEFPFNELLIWAVLTKRQQMALLMWTHGEEALAKSLVSCKLYKAMAHEAAEDDLDTEIYEELRSYAKEFESKGNKLLDFSYRQDAEKAQRLLTCELHSWSNQSCLSLAVAANHRALLAHPCSQVILADLWMGGLRTRKNTNFKVILGLAMPFYIRQLDFKSKEELQQMPQTEEEHLENQNLDNDDSDRSQPDAEALLADTYSVRDTKVHENGKVNLTAGAEEPPSKVSLTDSDPAQFREFFNLSEYNEVKQHQPLRLKKKFYEFYTAPITKFWADSIAYMFFLIMFSFTVLVKMEQMPRWQEWYSIAYITTLGFEKIREIISSEPVAITHKFSVWAWNMWNPCDGAAIILFVIGLAFRFRETTMDIGRVIYCVDSIYWYLRILNILGVNKYLGPLVTMMGKMVKNMIYFVVLLAVVLMSFGVSRQAILYPNKQPTWSLIKEVTFQPYFMLYGEVFAGDIDPPCGEDPSQPGCVTGHWVTPITMSMYLLIANILLINLLIAVFNNIFNEVNSVSHQVWMFQRFTVVMEYQQKPVLPPPFIALCHFYSLLKYCVRKAKGLEVQRDNGLKLFLEKDDLERLYDFEEECVEGFFHEQEIILNQSTDERVKNTTERVETMSQKIEDINQKENIQTATVQNIEFRLRKMEESSEQILSHLAVIHRFMSTHIAGTDDLRGSTINIPGEMQRVRTISISDTEAGGGPGGNGGGGGGGGGAIVPLGLGAGLNLNSLQVTTRRRFNRSLTEVRPDAYIFDEGTHFEVVPLPEEPDEVVKSREALNEQVVRKASMQSEADSDIYLPLSQRPSTCETVKRTPYVTVRQDTGASTESKDTLTPMGNNDDDQTLVGGDNSDDAAPDISFEAARHRALRQRTVSLCRRNSETYSLTGADINRSHISLNQLASLSRRQMSLTQSEPDSDKDAPAAQGSGHPGKSVLHAKPSRNILLKLHSEYTSITDELESVCHMIASPTVSLPSNKASLDRPKTEMSRAEAAALLEKKHLKECEENDYMILEGLIESRGSIDASAQGFEIGVSIDYSHRYPLRRETAVELSPSKPSVDGDLMGGGGGGGAGGGDSSDTSGAGSCGAMVVVSSGFQLKNERPWQRNSSMEQQAYPSPLVPTRATSDFLNAPYEGSGRLFKKSSESLQKNSSTETDYSAHPYRFIKQSSNETNTSLTGSYNVDTPSLTAEPSLDAGDSHSATGISISVGAVVGAATARYQPIRTASVGAADGRRLREESSSSLDLSASGPVTMQAAPAPPARPMQLKKQFSVDQGKPSQPAEAVPQTPEAAGQAGQAKLISTLKPQPFASKLGMNVLKESSSSTEESGGSSAKSSNPALSIPQISTHLVQDEIAKLSSNIKSSTESEKDPPFNETMC, encoded by the exons CACCAGCCGCGTAGTTGGATCGAGACAAATTTCCAGAAGCGCGAATGCATCAAATTCATACCATGCCCAAAGGACGATACAAA ATGCTGCTGTGGCCAGGCCCAGATCACACATCAGACTATTCCGGGCATCGAGAGTGGGTCGCCCGGAGACCCCTGGCTGCCCACGAAGCACACCCGCCCGCAGCCCACGGACGCCTATGGAACCATCGAGTTCCAGGGCGGGGCCCATCCCACAAAGGCCCAG TACGTTCGCCTGTCGTTCGACACGCGGCCCGAGTTGCTGGTGCAGCTATTCACCAAGGAATGGAATCTGGAATTGCCAAAACTTTTGATCACCGTGCAGGGCGGCAAGGCCAACTTTGATTTGCAGGCCAAGCTGAAAAAG GAGATACGCAAAGGACTGCTGAAGGCGGCCAAGACCACGGGAGCCTGGATATTCACCGGCGGCACAAACACCG GCGTGACCAAGCAAGTGGGCGACGCCCTGCTCCTGGAGGGTCAGCAGCGGACAGGACGAGTGGTCAGCATCGGCATCGCCCCCTGGGGCATCGTGGAGCGCAATCACGAGCTGCTGGGCCACAACCGCGAGGTGCCCTGCCACAGCATTAGTTCGCCCAG ATCCAAGTTGGCCGTGCTGAACAATCGCCATGCCTACTTTCTCCTGGTGGACAATGGAACCCAGGCCAAATACGGCGCCGAATTGATACTGAGGCGCAAGCTGGAGAAGTTCATATCCAACCTGAAGCTACACCCAT CAAAGAATCACTGGCTAAAAACAAACG TCACACATTCCAGTACGCCCGTCGTCTGCCTGGTGATCGAGGGCGGCACCAACACGATACGTGCGGTGCTCGAGTACGTGACGGATTCGCCGCCGGTTCCGGTTGTCGTATGTGACGGATCCGGGCGTGCCGCCGACCTTCTGGCCTTCGTCCACAA ATATGCCTCGGATGGCGAGGAGCAGCCGGTTCTCGAGTCCATGCGAGACTATCTCATCGGGACCATACAGAAGACCTTCGAAGTGGGCCTGGACCAATCCGAGAAACTCTATCAGGAGCTGCTGCAGTGCACAAGGAACAAGAATCTG ATTACCGTCTTTCGCATACAGGAAAAGCCCGAGGGCGAGGCGCAGGAACTGGATCAGACCATCTTAACGGCCCTCTTCAAGTCGCAGCATCTCAGTCCGCCGGAGCAATTGAGTCTTGCCTTAACGTGGAATCGGGTGGACATAGCGCGCAGCGAGATATTCGTCTACGGGCAGGAATGGCCCAATG GCGCTTTGGACGAGGCCATGATGCAGGCCCTGGAGCACGATAGAATCGATTTTGTCAAATTGCTCTTGGAGAATGGCGTTTCGATGAAGAAGTTTTTAACAATACCGCGCCTCGAGGAGCTCTACAATACCAAACACGGTCCGGCCAACACGCTGGG ATACATCCTGCGCGATGTCCGACCGCACATACCCAAGGGCTACATTTACACGCTCCACGACATCGGCCTGGTGATCAATAAACTAATGGGCGGCGCATATCG ATCCTATTACACGCGCCGTAAGTTCCGGCCCATCTACGCCAAGGTTATGAACAGCTATGCAAACGCCTGCCGCAAGTCCTCCACCTACCAGTACCAGCGGTATGCCGGGGCCAATTCGCTGAGCCTGGTCACCGGCCTGCTGCCCTTCACCTCGGAAATGGCCCTCTTCGAGTTCCCCTTCAACGAGCTGCTG ATTTGGGCCGTGCTGACCAAGCGCCAGCAGATGGCGCTGTTGATGTGGACCCACGGAGAGGAGGCGCTGGCCAAGTCACTCGTGTCCTGCAAACTGTACAAGGCCATGGCCCACGAGGCGGCCGAGGACGACCTGGACACAGAAATTTATGAGGAGCTGCGCTCCTACGCCAAAGAGTTCGAGAGCAAGG GCAACAAGTTGCTGGACTTTAGTTACCGACAGGATGCGGAAAAGGCGCAGAGGCTGCTCACCTGTGAGCTGCACTCCTGGTCAAACCAGAGTTGCCTTTCGCTGGCCGTGGCGGCCAACCATCGTGCCCTGCTAGCCCATCCCTGCAGCCAGGTGATCCTGGCGGATCTCTGGATGGGTGGTCTTCGTACCCGCAAGAATACCAACTTTAAG GTCATCTTGGGCCTAGCGATGCCATTCTACATCAGGCAGCTGGACTTCAAGTCCAAGGAGGAGCTGCAGCAGATGCCGCAGACCGAGGAGGAGCATCTGGAGAACCAGAATCTGGACAATGACGACTCGGATCGTTCGCAGCCGGATGCCGAG GCTCTATTGGCGGATACTTACTCAGTGCGCGATACAAAAGTACACGAAAATGGCAAA GTTAATCTCACTGCTGGAGCGGAGGAACCGCCCTCCAAA GTCTCGCTCACCGACTCGGATCCCGCCCAGTTCAGGGAGTTCTTCAATCTCTCCGAGTACAATGAGGTGAAGCAGCACCAGCCGCTGCGCCTGAAGAAGAAGTTCTACGAGTTCTACACGGCACCCATAACCAAGTTCTGGGCCGATTCG ATTGCCTACATGTTCTTCCTCATAATGTTCTCCTTCACCGTGCTGGTGAAGATGGAGCAGATGCCGCGGTGGCAGGAATGGTACTCGATAGCATATATCACAACGCTGGGCTTCGAAAAGATACGCGAAATAATATCCTCCGAGCCGGTGGCCATTAC GCATAAATTCTCGGTGTGGGCGTGGAATATGTGGAATCCATGTGACGGCGCCGCCATAATACTCTTCGTCATCGGTCTGGCATTTCGGTTCCGGGAGACCACCATGGACATTGGACGGGTCATCTATTGTGTGGACAGCATCTACTGGTACCTGCGCATCCTGAACATCCTGGGCGTGAATAAATACCTGG GTCCCCTGGTCACCATGATGGGTAAAATGGTGAAGAACATGATATACTTCGTGGTCCTGCTGGCCGTCGTCCTGATGAGTTTCGGCGTCAGCAGACAGGCGATTCTGTACCCCAACAAGCAGCCCACCTGGAGTCTTATCAAGGAG GTCACCTTCCAGCCCTACTTCATGCTGTACGGCGAGGTGTTCGCCGGTGATATCGACCCTCCCTGCGGCGAGGATCCCAGTCAGCCGGGCTGCGTCACCG GGCACTGGGTAACGCCGATTACGATGTCCATGTATCTCTTGATTGCCAATATTCTGCTGATAAATCTGCTCATCGCCGTGTTCAACAACATCTTCAACGAGGTCAACTCGGTTTCGCATCAG GTTTGGATGTTCCAGCGGTTCACTGTGGTGATGGAGTACCAGCAGAAGCCCGTCCTGCCGCCGCCATTCATCGCGCTGTGCCACTTCTACTCGCTGCTCAAGTACTGTGTGCGAAAGGCGAAAG GATTGGAGGTGCAGCGGGACAACGGTCTCAAGCTGTTCCTGGAGAAGGACGACCTGGAGCGGCTGTACGACTTCGAGGAGGAGTGCGTCGAGGGTTTCTTCCACGAACAGGAAATCATCCTCAATCAGTCGACGGACGAGCGGGTGAAGAACACCACGGAGCGAGTGGAGACCATGTCTCAGAAAATCGAGGACATCAATCAGAAGGAAAACATACAGACGGCCACCGTTCAG AACATCGAGTTCCGGCTGCGAAAGATGGAGGAGTCCTCGGAGCAGATACTCTCCCACTTGGCCGTCATACATCGCTTCATGTCGACCCATATCGCAGGCACGGATGATTTGCGCGGCTCGACGATAAACATTCCGGGGGAGATGCAGCGCGTGCGTACCATCTCGATTTCGGACACGGAGGCCGGCGGCGGACCAGGCGGaaatggtggtggtggcggagGCGGCGGAGGAGCCATCGTACCACTTGGCCTGGGCGCCGGACTGAATTTAAATTCGCTGCAG GTGACCACCCGGCGCCGCTTCAATCGATCGCTGACCGAAGTCCGGCCGGATGCGTACATCTTCGACGAGGGCACGCACTTCGAGGTGGTGCCGCTGCCGGAGGAACCAGACGAGGTGGTCAAGTCACGGGAGGCCCTCAACGAGCAGGTGGTTCGCAAGGCGTCCATGCAATCGGAGGCGGACTCGGACATCTACCTGCCCCTCTCGCAGCGACCCTCCACCTGTGAGACGGTGAAACGGACCCCGTATGTGACCGTGCGCCAGGACACGGGTGCCAGCACGGAGAGCAAGGACACCCTCACGCCGATGGGCAACAACGATGACGACCAGACCCTCGTGGGAGGCGACAACTCCGATGATGCGGCGCCAGACATCAGCTTTGAGG CTGCCAGGCATCGGGCACTCCGCCAGCGCACGGTTTCCCTGTGCCGCCGCAACTCGGAGACCTACTCTTTGACCGGGGCGGACATAAACCGATCACACATCAGCCTCAACCAGCTGGCCTCCTTGTCCCGCCGACAGATGAGTCTCACGCAATCGGAGCCGGACAGCGACAAGGATGCACCCGCCGCCCAGGGATCCGGACACCCGG GTAAATCAGTATTGCATGCGAAACCCTCCAGAAATATCTTGCTGAAACTGCACAGCGAGTATACCTCGATCACGGACGAGCTGGAGAGCGTCTGCCACATGATAGCATCGCCCACGGTGTCCCTGCCGAGCAACAAAG CTTCACTGGACCGCCCCAAAACGGAAATGTCGCGGGCCGAGGCTGCGGCTTTGCTGGAGAAGAAGCATTTGAAGGAATGCGAGGAGAACGACTACATGATACTGGAGGGTCTGATTGAGTCGCGCGGCTCCATCGATGCCAGCGCCCAGGGATTTGAG ATCGGCGTATCCATAGACTACAGCCATCGCTATCCGCTGCGTCGCGAGACCGCCGTGGAGCTGTCACCTTCGAAGCCCTCGGTCGATGGCGACCTCATGGGCGGTGGCGGAGGTGGCGGCGCCGGCGGTGGCGACAGTAGCGACACCAGTGGGGCTGGTAGCTGCGGTGCCATGGTCGTCGTCTCGAGCGGCTTTCAGCTGAAGAACGAGCGCCCCTGGCAGCGCAACTCCTCGATGGAGCAGCAGGCGTATCCCTCGCCGCTGGTGCCCACCCGGGCCACGAGTGACTTCCTCAATGCCCCGTACGAGGGCAGCGGGCGGCTGTTCAAGAAGTCCAGCGAGAGCCTGCAAAAGAACTCCAGCACGGAGACGGACTACTCGGCCCACCCGTACCGCTTCATCAAGCAGAGTTCCAATGAGACGAACACCTCGCTGACGGGCTCCTACAACGTGGACACTCCCTCGCTGACGGCTGAGCCCTCGCTGGACGCCGGCGACTCGCACTCGGCGACGGGGATTAGCATCAGCGTTGGCGCTGTGGTCGGCGCTGCCACGGCGCGTTACCAGCCCATCCGTACCGCCTCGGTGGGAGCGGCCGATGGCCGGCGTTTGCGGGAGGAGAGCTCCAGTTCGCTGGACCTCAGCGCCTCGGGGCCAGTGACGATGCAGGCAGCGCCGGCACCGCCAGCGCGTCCGATGCAGCTGAAGAAACAGTTTAGCGTGGACCAGGGCAAGCCGTCTCAGCCGGCCGAGGCAGTGCCTCAGACACCGGAAGCCGCTGGCCAGGCTGGTCAGGCCAAACTGATTTCCACACTCAAGCCGCAGCCCTTTGCGAGCAAGCTGGGCATGAACGTGCTGAAGGAGAGCAGCTCCAGCACGGAGGAGTCCGGCGGGTCGTCCGCCAAGAGCAGCAACCCGGCGCTATCCATACCACAGATCAGCACCCATCTGGTGCAGGACGAGATCGCAAAGCTGTCGTCGAACATCAAGAGCAGCACCGAATCGGAAAAGGACCCGCCGTTCAACGAGACAATGTGTTAG